The following proteins come from a genomic window of Dysidea avara chromosome 12, odDysAvar1.4, whole genome shotgun sequence:
- the LOC136239864 gene encoding short-chain collagen C4-like: MCEYKGKTGDPGMKGQTGLPGNNGTNGIKGSKGIQGEHGTIGPPGRGEKGDPGREWYTRNNWPTRINWPPGLTGPPGLTGPPGIIGQKGAKGETGYQGIKGNKGEKGISGPTGPPGIIGQKGAKGELGYQGLQGATGPPGPSAGTVYVRWGHNQCPSTAQLVYSGRAGGSHYKQSGGGSNPQCLPLNPTYLRTQYGKIGLVADIHGAEYETDPFIFGKSVHDHVVVCAVCYVSQRSAVYMVPARYTCPAGWTTEYYGYLMAERWSHNRSQYTCVDKEFKTVYGTGTDHDGLTFYPVEARCTGSLPCPPYEQTRELSCAVCTK; this comes from the exons ATGTGTGAATACAAAGGTAAAACTGGAGACCCTGGAATGAAGGGACAGACAGGCCTTCCTGGGAACAATGGTACCAATGGAATTAAAGGAAGTAAAG GTATTCAAGGAGAACATGGAACCATAGGACCACCAGGTAGAGGAGAGAAGGGAGATCCTGG GAGAGAATGGTATACCAGGAACAACTGGCCCACCAGGATTAATTGGCCACCAGGATTAACCGGTCCACCAGGATTAACTGGTCCACCAGGAATTATTGGACAAAAAGGTGCCAAGGGAGAAACTGGATATCAAGGAATAAAGGGAAATAAAGGAGAAAAGGGTATATCAGGACCAACTGGCCCACCTGGAATTATAGGACAAAAAGGTGCAAAGGGAGAACTTGGATACCAAGGATTACAAGGAGCAACAGGACCACCAGGTCCAAGTGCAGGTACTGTGTATGTAAGATGGGGACATAACCAGTGTCCATCAACTGCTCAATTGGTGTATAGTGGAAGGGCTGGTGGATCACACTATAAACAGAGTGGTGGTGGCAGTAATCCACAATGTTTACCCTTAAATCCTACCTACCTTAGAACACAATATGGGAAGATAGGATTGGTGGCAGACATACATGGTGCAGAATATGAAACAGATCCATTTATCTTTGGCAAGTCTGTTCACGATCATGTTGTGGTTTGTGCTGTATGCTATGTCAGTCAACGTTCTGCAGTCTACATGGTCCCTGCTCGGTACACTTGCCCTGCAGGATGGACCACAGAATATTATGGATATTTGATGGCTGAGCGTTGGAGTCATAATCGATCTCAATACACTTGCGTCGACAAAGAATTTAAAACAGTCTATGGAACAGGAACTGACCACGATGGTCTAACATTCTATCCAGTAGAGGCAAGATGTACCGGATCACTTCCTTGTCCTCCATATGAACAAACTAGAGAGCTTTCATGTGCTGTATGTACCAAATAA